Proteins from a genomic interval of Dendropsophus ebraccatus isolate aDenEbr1 chromosome 6, aDenEbr1.pat, whole genome shotgun sequence:
- the E2F6 gene encoding transcription factor E2F6 isoform X1 has translation MASPATSPEGMVVLLQGDILPRIEIKTNIPSNEIKMSAKKSLALPRPRFDASLFYLTRKFMDIIKSAPNGVVDLNNVARQLGVRKRRVYDITNVLDGIRLIQKRSKNLVQWVGSDLKCAGTEVSQQQQIRNDISDLSAMEEALDELILDCAHHLFRLTEDGANKKFAYVTYQDLHRIEDYQEQMVIAVKAPEETKLVVPTPNEDCIEIHIKSTKGPIDVFLCEVEQRDTDQKSAEESAEDVKMEPETIDYD, from the exons ATGGCTTCGCCGGCCACCTCACCGGAGGGTAtggtggtgctgctgcagggAGATATTCTTCCCCGCATTGAG atcAAGACGAACATTCCCAGCAATGAGATCAAGATGTCTGCGAAAA AGTCTTTGGCGTTACCCCGACCTCGCTTTGACGCTTCGCTCTTTTACTTAACACGAAAATTCATGGACATAATAAAATCCGCTCCAAATGGCGTTGTGGACCTGAATAACGTGGCCAGACAGCTGggggtgaggaagaggagggtgtACGACATCACCAACGTGTTAGATGGCATCCGACTCATCCAGAAGAGATCCAAGAACCTTGTCCAGTGGGT GGGGTCAGATCTGAAATGCGCCGGCACTGAGGtctcgcagcagcagcagatccgcAATGATATCAGTGATTTATCGGCTATGGAGGAAGCGCTGGATGAACTGATCCTGGACTGTGCCCACCATCTGTTCCGGCTCACGGAGGACGGGGCCAACAAGAA GTTTGCATATGTAACATATCAGGATCTCCACAGAATAGAGGATTACCAGGAGCAGATGGTTATTGCTGTGAAAGCTCCAGAAGAAACCAAGCTGGTGGTTCCAACCCCAAACGAG GACTGCATAGAAATCCACATCAAGAGTACAAAAGGGCCGATTGACGTCTTCCTGTGTGAAGTGGAGCAGCGAGACACCGACCAGAAGTCTGCGGAGGAATCAGCAGAGGATGTTAAAATGGAGCCAGAGACGATAGACTATG ACTGA
- the E2F6 gene encoding transcription factor E2F6 isoform X2, which produces MSAKKSLALPRPRFDASLFYLTRKFMDIIKSAPNGVVDLNNVARQLGVRKRRVYDITNVLDGIRLIQKRSKNLVQWVGSDLKCAGTEVSQQQQIRNDISDLSAMEEALDELILDCAHHLFRLTEDGANKKFAYVTYQDLHRIEDYQEQMVIAVKAPEETKLVVPTPNEDCIEIHIKSTKGPIDVFLCEVEQRDTDQKSAEESAEDVKMEPETIDYD; this is translated from the exons ATGTCTGCGAAAA AGTCTTTGGCGTTACCCCGACCTCGCTTTGACGCTTCGCTCTTTTACTTAACACGAAAATTCATGGACATAATAAAATCCGCTCCAAATGGCGTTGTGGACCTGAATAACGTGGCCAGACAGCTGggggtgaggaagaggagggtgtACGACATCACCAACGTGTTAGATGGCATCCGACTCATCCAGAAGAGATCCAAGAACCTTGTCCAGTGGGT GGGGTCAGATCTGAAATGCGCCGGCACTGAGGtctcgcagcagcagcagatccgcAATGATATCAGTGATTTATCGGCTATGGAGGAAGCGCTGGATGAACTGATCCTGGACTGTGCCCACCATCTGTTCCGGCTCACGGAGGACGGGGCCAACAAGAA GTTTGCATATGTAACATATCAGGATCTCCACAGAATAGAGGATTACCAGGAGCAGATGGTTATTGCTGTGAAAGCTCCAGAAGAAACCAAGCTGGTGGTTCCAACCCCAAACGAG GACTGCATAGAAATCCACATCAAGAGTACAAAAGGGCCGATTGACGTCTTCCTGTGTGAAGTGGAGCAGCGAGACACCGACCAGAAGTCTGCGGAGGAATCAGCAGAGGATGTTAAAATGGAGCCAGAGACGATAGACTATG ACTGA